A window from Frischella perrara encodes these proteins:
- the thiB gene encoding thiamine ABC transporter substrate binding subunit: MFRNLTILFISLLFIPLVMATEEKKPILTVYSYSSFQSKWGPGDKIKHDFEQQCDCIVNIVGVGDAVTLVNRLRLEGAKTKADVILGLDTNLISTAKKAQLVQPHQIAKPANLTIDWWDNDFIVYDYGYFAFIYNQNKIKNPPTSLDQLIHNQHNWKIVYQDPRTSTPGLGFLLWMNNVYGDKVNQAWRDLSKHTLTVTKGWSEAYGLFLKGEADFVLSYSTSPTVHIINDHDYQYKAAIFDEGHYRQIEVAALSRYTKQTTLARKFLAFLLTPEVQNQFVEKNYMYPSIKIELPNAYNEIETVKKSLSFTEDEVSNNQKAWITQWQNSVSQ; this comes from the coding sequence ATGTTTCGTAATCTTACGATCTTATTTATTTCTTTATTATTTATCCCTTTAGTTATGGCAACGGAAGAAAAGAAACCGATTCTGACGGTTTATAGTTATAGTTCCTTCCAATCAAAATGGGGACCTGGTGATAAAATCAAACATGATTTTGAACAACAATGTGACTGTATTGTAAACATTGTTGGTGTCGGTGATGCCGTCACCCTAGTTAATCGACTGCGTTTAGAAGGAGCAAAGACAAAAGCGGATGTGATACTGGGTCTTGATACTAATTTAATCAGCACAGCTAAAAAAGCACAGTTAGTGCAACCACATCAAATCGCTAAACCCGCTAACCTAACAATTGATTGGTGGGATAATGATTTTATAGTATATGATTATGGTTATTTTGCTTTCATTTATAATCAAAATAAAATCAAGAATCCTCCAACAAGTTTAGATCAACTGATTCATAATCAACATAATTGGAAAATAGTTTATCAAGATCCAAGAACGAGTACGCCGGGTCTAGGTTTTTTGTTATGGATGAATAATGTTTATGGCGATAAAGTCAATCAAGCATGGCGAGATTTAAGCAAACATACTTTAACGGTAACCAAAGGTTGGAGTGAAGCTTACGGATTATTTTTAAAGGGGGAAGCTGATTTCGTCTTAAGTTATAGCACATCACCCACTGTTCACATTATTAATGATCACGATTATCAATATAAAGCCGCTATCTTTGATGAAGGCCATTATCGACAAATTGAAGTCGCAGCTTTAAGTCGTTACACAAAACAAACAACCTTAGCGAGAAAATTTTTGGCTTTTTTATTAACGCCAGAGGTGCAAAATCAATTTGTTGAAAAGAACTATATGTATCCATCAATTAAGATCGAATTACCCAATGCTTACAATGAAATAGAAACAGTGAAAAAATCGCTTTCTTTTACTGAGGATGAAGTGAGTAACAACCAAAAAGCATGGATTACACAATGGCAAAATTCCGTCAGTCAATAA
- a CDS encoding Mor transcription activator family protein produces MAKSAMSIKRHHLLTHIALSVTNQALDFGLSQEVASQLGDNVANTISELFGGQNFTFPRDHIFKLNQRDLEIYAEFRGNNYNELSNKYNMTERGIRKVIDRIHKRQLNEK; encoded by the coding sequence ATGGCTAAATCTGCAATGTCAATTAAACGTCACCATTTATTAACTCATATTGCCTTATCTGTTACTAATCAAGCCCTTGACTTTGGTCTAAGTCAAGAAGTTGCTTCGCAATTAGGTGATAACGTGGCAAATACTATTTCAGAACTATTCGGTGGTCAAAATTTTACTTTTCCACGTGATCATATTTTTAAATTAAATCAACGAGATCTCGAAATATATGCTGAATTTAGAGGAAATAACTACAATGAACTGAGTAATAAATATAACATGACTGAAAGGGGAATAAGAAAAGTTATCGATCGTATTCACAAACGTCAATTAAATGAAAAATAA
- the proC gene encoding pyrroline-5-carboxylate reductase → MEQRIGFIGLGNMGCAILHGIIASQFIPASQINVYDIHPENGEKLKESYDLNVLASAKEVAKESDIVFIAVKPQNINEVLAEIQKELKKSTVVVSVVAGVTIKMIEAIIGYEQKIVRVMPNTPALVNSAICSLTPNTEVSPEELLTVRGLLNCIGLTEVIPESLVHSATGVGGSGPAFVFMFIEALADGAVKGGMTRKQAYKFAAQTVMGSAKLMLETNKHPGELKDMVCSPGGITIEGVQTLEQNNFRAAIMNAVEACVNRSKQLSGEK, encoded by the coding sequence ATGGAACAACGTATTGGATTTATTGGGCTAGGAAATATGGGGTGTGCGATTTTACATGGAATTATTGCCAGCCAATTTATTCCGGCTTCTCAAATCAATGTTTATGATATTCATCCTGAGAATGGTGAAAAATTAAAAGAGAGTTATGATTTAAATGTTTTAGCATCAGCAAAAGAAGTAGCAAAAGAGTCTGATATCGTTTTTATTGCTGTTAAACCACAGAATATTAATGAAGTTTTAGCTGAAATTCAAAAAGAACTTAAAAAATCTACTGTTGTTGTGTCTGTTGTCGCAGGTGTGACTATAAAAATGATCGAAGCTATCATTGGTTATGAACAAAAGATTGTGAGAGTTATGCCTAATACACCGGCTTTAGTTAATTCAGCTATCTGTTCGCTTACACCTAATACGGAAGTTAGTCCCGAAGAGCTTCTTACGGTTAGAGGTTTATTAAATTGTATTGGATTAACCGAAGTTATACCAGAATCGTTAGTCCATTCAGCAACAGGCGTTGGTGGAAGTGGTCCTGCTTTTGTCTTTATGTTTATTGAAGCTCTAGCGGATGGTGCAGTAAAAGGGGGGATGACACGTAAACAAGCCTATAAATTTGCAGCTCAGACAGTTATGGGATCAGCTAAACTGATGTTAGAAACAAATAAACACCCAGGTGAACTAAAAGATATGGTATGTTCACCAGGCGGTATTACTATTGAAGGCGTTCAAACACTTGAACAAAATAACTTCAGAGCAGCGATAATGAATGCGGTTGAAGCATGTGTAAATCGCTCAAAACAGCTCTCGGGAGAAAAATAG
- a CDS encoding helix-turn-helix domain-containing protein has product MHLIELDKLQVGERLKKVRGNLSQTAFAKELGLDRQSIARYESGNRVIDANVIFILMVKFNIDPTWLLTGEGNTLDLTNDEQELLLLFRSSPLAVKAAALGALTAGTAQQKTGVNISNNSIHNGQIAGGNIYTLRRQIKNDNKS; this is encoded by the coding sequence ATGCATTTAATCGAATTAGATAAATTACAAGTCGGTGAAAGGTTAAAAAAAGTCAGAGGTAACCTTTCACAAACAGCTTTTGCGAAAGAATTAGGTTTAGATAGACAGAGTATTGCTCGATATGAATCAGGGAATAGGGTTATTGATGCAAATGTCATCTTTATCTTAATGGTTAAATTTAATATCGATCCAACTTGGTTACTTACTGGTGAGGGAAATACGTTAGATTTAACAAACGATGAGCAAGAGCTATTGCTTTTATTTCGTTCTTCCCCTTTAGCCGTTAAGGCTGCAGCTTTGGGCGCACTAACAGCAGGAACAGCACAACAAAAAACAGGTGTTAATATATCTAATAATAGTATCCATAATGGACAAATAGCTGGCGGTAATATTTATACATTAAGAAGGCAAATAAAAAATGATAATAAAAGTTGA
- a CDS encoding ExeA family protein, which produces MLKLKRVMKQFNITQAQLAKHIEYKGNSISQAVINLIVNRDIWPRSISRNQLEQQIKKALIKLDVENHYLTDIFEPDSGVENDLVNTPPPLSLTRSLNQESIYRLLRKQKISQETQTYFNIPRDPFTNEITQNIDVYLSDDIRNVRDSMRLTAKNGGMLAVIGESGSGKSVLYQDLINWINVKNEPITVIAPYILGLTDNELKENTLNSTDMSVAIIRAINPHIKPSLNPEECARQMYELLKNSALTGRKHLLIIEEAHQLSISMLRQLKHFYELQEGFKKLLSIILIGQLELQAKLSESNPILRELIQRCEIAKLKPLDLKIEDYIKHKFARIDMDYITLFDSSAFDEIMNRFRIVSNNGDIKYVHSLCYPLAVNNLISNALNTATRLGAQKITREIIIECIKEYGGVNEY; this is translated from the coding sequence ATGCTAAAATTAAAAAGAGTTATGAAGCAATTCAATATTACCCAAGCGCAATTAGCAAAGCACATTGAATACAAAGGCAATAGCATTAGCCAAGCCGTGATTAATTTGATTGTTAATCGTGATATATGGCCACGTTCAATTTCTCGTAATCAACTTGAACAACAGATTAAGAAAGCACTAATTAAGTTAGATGTCGAAAATCACTATTTAACTGATATTTTCGAACCAGATTCGGGGGTTGAAAACGATTTAGTCAATACACCTCCACCTTTGAGTTTAACGAGATCATTAAATCAGGAATCGATTTATAGGTTATTAAGAAAACAGAAAATTAGTCAAGAAACGCAAACATATTTTAATATACCGCGCGATCCATTCACCAACGAAATAACGCAAAATATTGATGTCTATTTGTCAGATGATATTCGTAACGTGCGGGATTCAATGCGTCTAACGGCAAAAAATGGTGGAATGCTAGCTGTAATCGGTGAGTCAGGTAGCGGTAAATCGGTTTTATATCAAGATTTAATTAATTGGATTAACGTAAAAAATGAGCCGATTACTGTCATTGCTCCTTATATTTTGGGATTAACGGATAATGAACTCAAAGAAAACACTCTCAATAGTACAGATATGAGTGTTGCTATTATCCGTGCCATTAATCCACATATAAAACCGAGTCTTAATCCTGAGGAATGTGCTAGACAAATGTATGAACTACTTAAGAATAGTGCACTTACCGGTCGTAAACATTTATTGATTATCGAAGAAGCTCATCAATTATCAATTTCTATGCTTAGGCAGTTAAAACATTTCTATGAGTTGCAGGAAGGATTCAAAAAATTATTATCGATTATTTTAATTGGTCAATTAGAATTACAAGCCAAACTTTCAGAAAGTAATCCTATTTTACGAGAATTAATACAACGCTGTGAAATCGCCAAATTAAAACCACTTGATTTAAAAATTGAAGACTATATTAAACACAAATTCGCGCGAATAGATATGGATTATATAACATTATTTGATTCCTCAGCATTTGATGAAATTATGAATCGTTTTCGTATTGTTTCTAATAATGGTGATATCAAATATGTTCATTCTTTATGTTATCCCTTAGCTGTAAATAATCTGATATCCAATGCCTTGAATACCGCCACACGTCTAGGAGCTCAGAAAATAACCAGAGAAATCATTATTGAGTGTATTAAGGAATATGGAGGAGTGAATGAATATTAA
- the thiP gene encoding thiamine/thiamine pyrophosphate ABC transporter permease encodes MAKFRQSISDYLPGSLAVIFVTVVIICALFTLWLFAYQQGESEVSLDPYLQHVLFFTFYQAIISTLLSLALAVIVAKSLLSINFKGKSFLLNCYSLTFALPSLVVITGLLSVYGTQGIIANICHYFELNYSLSLYGIKGILMAHVFFNFPLATKIYYQSLLLIPNEQKKLAQQLNFNLWQSFKYLEWPIVAKQLLPMGGLIFMFCFSSFATVLTLGGSPKYTTIEVAIYQAIRDFELSQAVILSFVQLLFCIGFMLLLRLLTPKHSPQLIANKEYYIARTSLVKKGIAVIVILMSAVYILSPLLAIILDTICYFSTEFISFSLIQSLLTSFIVALCSAILAMILALSILWTNSRLRLVGHTLVSDYLLFLGSLILAIPNMVLSVGCFLLFISMTDVPGFIFVLVVVSNALLALPFILRNLATPLVDLTKRYQYLALSLNITGLNYLYIVEFRALRQLFTYSFAFACVISLGDFGIIALFGSQDFMTLPYYLFELVSHYRYQEASFSALILLITSYLLINSFERTP; translated from the coding sequence ATGGCAAAATTCCGTCAGTCAATAAGTGATTATTTACCTGGATCCTTGGCCGTTATTTTTGTTACTGTAGTAATAATTTGTGCCTTATTTACTTTATGGTTATTTGCTTATCAACAAGGAGAAAGTGAGGTTAGTCTAGATCCATATCTACAACATGTTTTGTTTTTTACTTTTTATCAAGCAATTATTTCAACATTGCTATCGCTTGCTTTAGCGGTAATCGTGGCAAAATCACTGCTTTCAATTAATTTTAAAGGTAAATCATTTTTATTAAATTGCTATTCATTGACTTTTGCACTGCCTTCGTTAGTGGTTATTACAGGTTTACTATCAGTTTATGGGACACAGGGCATTATTGCTAATATTTGCCATTATTTTGAACTTAATTATTCATTGTCACTATATGGTATTAAGGGTATTTTGATGGCACATGTTTTTTTTAACTTTCCTTTAGCAACCAAAATTTATTATCAGTCTTTGTTACTAATACCTAATGAGCAAAAGAAACTTGCCCAACAACTCAATTTTAATTTATGGCAATCTTTTAAATATCTTGAATGGCCTATAGTTGCCAAACAATTATTACCAATGGGCGGGTTAATATTCATGTTTTGCTTTTCAAGTTTTGCAACTGTTTTAACATTGGGCGGGAGTCCTAAATACACTACGATTGAGGTCGCAATTTATCAGGCAATACGAGACTTTGAATTATCCCAAGCCGTAATATTGTCTTTTGTGCAGCTATTATTTTGTATCGGATTTATGTTATTGCTAAGGTTACTTACTCCAAAACATTCCCCGCAGTTAATCGCTAATAAAGAGTATTATATTGCGAGAACATCTTTAGTAAAAAAAGGTATTGCTGTTATTGTGATCTTAATGAGTGCGGTCTATATACTCAGTCCTTTATTGGCGATCATTCTTGATACCATTTGTTATTTTTCTACTGAATTTATCTCATTTTCATTAATCCAATCATTATTAACATCATTTATTGTGGCATTATGTTCAGCCATATTAGCGATGATATTAGCGCTGTCGATTCTTTGGACTAATAGTCGTTTAAGGCTTGTTGGACATACATTAGTTAGTGATTATCTGCTATTTCTAGGATCATTGATTTTAGCTATACCTAATATGGTTTTATCAGTGGGTTGTTTTTTATTATTCATCAGTATGACTGATGTACCAGGTTTTATTTTTGTATTGGTTGTTGTAAGTAACGCTTTATTAGCATTGCCGTTCATTCTTAGGAATTTAGCTACTCCCTTAGTAGATTTAACTAAACGTTATCAATATTTAGCATTATCCTTAAATATCACGGGATTAAACTATTTATATATTGTTGAATTTAGGGCATTAAGACAATTATTTACCTATAGTTTCGCCTTTGCTTGTGTTATTTCATTGGGGGATTTTGGTATTATTGCGCTTTTCGGTAGTCAAGACTTTATGACTTTACCTTATTATCTTTTTGAATTAGTTTCACATTATCGTTATCAAGAAGCTTCATTTTCTGCGTTAATTTTATTAATTACTAGCTATTTATTAATTAACTCGTTTGAGAGAACCCCATGA
- the thiQ gene encoding thiamine ABC transporter ATP-binding protein ThiQ — translation MIELQNVNYAYQEQIMRFNFTVKKGETVTILGPSGAGKSTLLNIIAGFIMPDNGQIILNNKNNTEISPAKRPVAILFQENNLFTHLTVEQNLALGLTPTMKLNITQRLKLDAIAERIGLTNHLSKYPQQLSGGQRQRVAIGRCLLMQRPILLLDEPFSSLDPKLKKEMHILLNEIQHEYQLTTLMVTHQLDDINSYQNRCLVIFDGQIVYDGTYSGLKQQQEIAKYLGIES, via the coding sequence ATGATTGAATTACAAAATGTGAACTACGCTTATCAAGAACAAATAATGAGATTTAATTTTACGGTTAAAAAAGGAGAAACTGTAACAATTTTAGGTCCTAGTGGAGCAGGTAAAAGTACATTATTAAATATCATTGCCGGTTTTATCATGCCTGATAATGGTCAAATTATCTTAAATAACAAAAATAACACAGAAATATCGCCAGCTAAAAGACCCGTAGCAATATTGTTTCAAGAAAATAATCTGTTTACTCATTTAACCGTTGAACAAAATCTTGCTCTAGGGTTAACACCAACGATGAAGCTAAATATTACTCAGCGCTTAAAACTTGATGCCATTGCAGAACGAATTGGATTAACCAATCATTTATCAAAATATCCGCAACAATTATCGGGTGGGCAACGCCAACGCGTTGCAATAGGGCGCTGCCTACTTATGCAACGACCAATTCTATTATTAGATGAACCGTTTTCTTCACTCGATCCAAAATTGAAAAAGGAAATGCATATTTTACTTAATGAAATTCAACATGAATACCAGTTGACTACACTTATGGTAACTCATCAGTTGGACGATATAAATAGTTATCAAAACCGTTGTTTGGTTATATTTGATGGTCAAATAGTCTATGATGGAACATACTCAGGTCTTAAACAACAACAAGAAATTGCAAAATATTTGGGAATAGAATCCTAA
- a CDS encoding helix-turn-helix domain-containing protein, producing the protein MSGSQISTSGTRILKVLKALKGHTLTGLSNGEIAKILNESPVNITRSLQTLIEEGLVIKLENGSFAHSIQMLQIAQAHAMHLNQIHKKIIDINQEIMNDAS; encoded by the coding sequence ATGAGTGGATCACAAATTTCAACTTCCGGAACAAGAATATTAAAAGTTTTAAAGGCTTTGAAAGGACATACCTTAACTGGATTATCTAATGGTGAAATTGCCAAAATACTAAACGAATCACCTGTAAATATAACAAGATCGCTTCAAACATTAATTGAAGAGGGACTAGTTATTAAACTTGAGAATGGATCATTTGCACATAGTATTCAAATGTTACAAATTGCTCAAGCACATGCGATGCATTTAAATCAAATCCATAAAAAAATAATTGATATAAATCAAGAAATTATGAATGACGCAAGTTAG
- a CDS encoding DNA-binding protein, with amino-acid sequence MPKILTPEQVKQKFQQNGKTIKSWAIENGYHPVVVYNVLNGLSKAHRGKTHDIAVKLGLKQTHKYK; translated from the coding sequence ATGCCAAAAATACTCACTCCAGAACAAGTTAAACAGAAATTCCAACAAAACGGAAAGACCATTAAATCATGGGCAATTGAAAATGGTTACCATCCTGTCGTTGTTTACAATGTGCTTAACGGCTTGAGCAAAGCTCATCGTGGAAAAACACATGATATTGCAGTTAAACTTGGTCTTAAGCAAACACATAAGTACAAGTAA